A portion of the Ralstonia nicotianae genome contains these proteins:
- a CDS encoding bacteriophage N4 adsorption protein A — translation MTAARHILRPLPARLRWPIAMAVWALCHGALAEPAAMQPLSPDAYRHADRAYQSIAANQLDAAEQAARAALGVQPDNLQLNLLLLDVLTRKGQLEAARAQADAVLARFPDQPRVYAQHGFLAQRAQQPEVAEQDFARALEGTDWTPQEQRNLRLAWSDSAYAAKHPDAALRALAPLQDQPDPDIQIRLAQARLQAGDREGAAHAAALAGAQSDDPVRQGYARALFAQATNAGAAQDAAALPANDPRVIGQRALNEAYGHLRAHDDRAALDAFQRGFATGEGNWTHYADAAYAAKRLGDNPTAISLFRASLDHADADRADDGAGGGDPTGSQPLPPDRRFGYRREVEQMQRTWGAVLSSAYQASAFGLPSNRSILQGGAEVYWQPPGIGYQDGRILQVFARGYDNLHDGSGAPIGMPTAQGSVGARYKPIKDANLVFTAERLVKIGNQSVNDTLLRIGYSSDEGIDLQVTKPRWQTWQVFAEGAYFVNAGRLIVSGEARYGHTWRLDSISDRLTVYPHIVLAGDHDNKADRQLAAGIGPGVNFRYWFRESKYAAPASWLDLTVQFRMALTHADRAKGVVARAILWF, via the coding sequence ATGACCGCCGCTCGACACATCCTCCGCCCCTTGCCGGCGCGGCTGCGCTGGCCGATCGCGATGGCGGTCTGGGCGCTCTGCCACGGCGCGCTGGCCGAGCCGGCGGCGATGCAGCCGCTGTCGCCCGATGCCTATCGCCATGCCGATCGCGCTTACCAGTCCATCGCCGCCAACCAGCTTGATGCGGCCGAGCAGGCGGCGCGCGCGGCGCTGGGGGTGCAGCCCGACAACCTCCAGCTCAACCTGCTGCTGCTCGATGTGCTGACCCGCAAAGGCCAGCTGGAGGCAGCGCGCGCCCAGGCCGATGCCGTGCTGGCGCGCTTTCCGGACCAGCCACGGGTCTACGCGCAGCACGGCTTCCTGGCGCAGCGCGCCCAGCAGCCCGAGGTCGCGGAGCAGGATTTCGCCCGGGCGCTGGAGGGCACGGACTGGACCCCGCAGGAACAGCGCAACCTGCGCCTGGCGTGGTCGGACAGCGCCTATGCCGCCAAGCATCCCGACGCCGCGCTGCGGGCTCTCGCGCCACTGCAGGATCAGCCCGACCCCGACATCCAGATCCGGCTCGCGCAGGCACGCCTGCAGGCCGGTGACCGCGAGGGCGCGGCGCACGCGGCCGCGCTGGCCGGCGCCCAGTCGGATGATCCGGTGCGCCAGGGCTATGCCCGGGCACTGTTCGCCCAGGCCACGAATGCCGGGGCAGCGCAGGATGCCGCCGCGCTGCCCGCCAACGATCCGCGCGTGATCGGCCAGCGCGCGCTCAACGAAGCGTACGGCCATCTGCGTGCGCACGACGATCGCGCCGCGCTCGATGCCTTCCAGCGCGGCTTCGCCACCGGCGAGGGCAACTGGACCCACTATGCCGATGCCGCCTACGCCGCCAAGCGCCTGGGCGACAACCCCACGGCCATCTCGCTGTTCCGCGCCAGCCTCGACCACGCGGACGCGGACCGTGCCGACGACGGAGCCGGCGGTGGCGATCCGACCGGCAGCCAGCCGCTTCCGCCCGACCGGCGCTTCGGTTACCGGCGCGAGGTGGAGCAGATGCAGCGCACGTGGGGCGCCGTGCTGTCGTCCGCCTACCAGGCATCGGCGTTCGGTCTGCCCTCCAACCGCAGCATCCTGCAAGGCGGTGCGGAGGTGTATTGGCAGCCCCCCGGCATCGGCTATCAGGATGGCCGCATCCTGCAGGTCTTCGCGCGCGGGTACGACAACCTGCACGACGGCTCCGGCGCGCCGATCGGCATGCCGACCGCGCAGGGCTCCGTCGGCGCGCGCTACAAGCCCATCAAGGACGCCAATCTGGTCTTCACCGCGGAGCGGCTGGTCAAGATCGGCAACCAGTCCGTCAACGACACGCTGCTGCGCATCGGCTACTCCAGCGACGAGGGCATCGACCTGCAGGTCACCAAGCCGCGCTGGCAGACCTGGCAGGTGTTTGCCGAGGGCGCGTACTTCGTCAACGCCGGCCGCCTCATCGTGAGCGGCGAGGCGCGCTACGGCCATACCTGGCGCCTCGATTCCATCAGCGACCGGCTGACCGTGTATCCGCACATCGTGCTGGCGGGCGATCACGACAACAAGGCAGATCGGCAACTGGCGGCGGGCATCGGGCCGGGCGTGAACTTCCGCTACTGGTTCCGCGAATCGAAGTACGCCGCGCCGGCGAGCTGGCTCGACCTGACGGTGCAGTTCCGCATGGCGCTCACGCATGCGGACCGCGCCAAGGGCGTGGTGGCGCGCGCCATCCTGTGGTTCTGA